The genome window TTTCGCCGGCTCCGGAGGAGTCATAAATTGGTAAAAATTCCGAGAAGCGATGTCAGCCCCCCGACTCCGGAGGAGTCATAAATTGGTAGAAATTCCGAGAAGCAATTTTCCCCCCGACTCCAGAGGAGTCATAAATTGGTAGAAATTTCGAGAAGCAATTTTTCCCCCGACTCCGGAGGAGTCATAAATTGGTAGAAATTCCAATAAGAGATTTTTCCCCCGACTCCGGAGGAGTCGCAAATTGGTAAAAACCACACCGGCCCCCAAAATCCATCTCCTCCAATCAGAATTCACAAATCCGTTAATAACTCATTTTATCAATTTTCACTTTACCGCGAAATACCCAGTAAATGCTGATCGTATATGCAGCCACAAAGGGCAGACCGATCAACGCAACAGTGAGCATAATACCTAGAGTTTTCTGTGAAGAGGCAGCGTTATATATGGTAAGATTATACGCCGGATTGGTTGATGAAATCACCAGATTCGGGAAGAGTCCGATTGCAAATAACATCAGCAGCATGGCTATAGAAACTGATGAAGATAGAAATGCCATAAACTCCCTTCCGTGATGAATCTCCCTCGGAATATTGGCAATGGCGAGCATATTTAAAAGTGCAACAAGAAAAAGAACAGGATAATCCTTAAATGGCTGGGCCATGTGAGGGAAATAAATCAGTGTAGCCATGGTAGTAGCGGTATAGCAGATTACAAAGAAGATGATCGTATTGTTAATCCATCCCTTCACCTGTTTCTGCAGAAATCCGTCGGTTTTCATGGAAAGATAAATTGCCCCGTGCATCATGAAAAGTGCAACGGTGGTTATTCCCACAAGTAGTGTATAAGGCGTGAACAGATCAAGATCAGTTCCTGAATACTCTTTATCAGCACCGACGGGAATTCCCTGAATAATATTTCCAATGGCAATTCCCATAATCAGCGCGATAAGAATACTGGCAATGCTGAATGCTCTGTCCCATGATCTTCGCCAGACAGGAGACTCCTGCTTGCTGCGAAACTCAATAGCCACCGCACGGAAGATAAGCATGAAGAGCAAAAGCATAAAAGCTGAGTAAAAACCTGAGAATACGGTTGCATAGACATCAGGAAAAGCCGCAAACAATGCACCGCCGCCAACAACAAGCCATACTTCATTACCATCCCAGACCGGCCCGATGGAATTAAGAACAATTCTGCGTTCCATATCCCCCTTTGTAAGAAGATGCAGAGAGCCGACACCAAGATCAAATCCGTCAAGAATAGCATATCCGGTAAGCACAGCGCCGAGAAGAAGAAACCAGGTCAGATTAAGGTCAATTCCGAATTCCATATATATTATCCTTTCATCTCGGGAAGCGCTGCTGAATCTTCCGGCCCGTGTTTAATCTTCTGATCCAGCAGATAGATGAAAAGGAAAAACAGAAGTGCATAAATAAGCCCGAACAGGATAAGGGAGAAAAGGATTTGTCCCGCGGAAACCGCCTTTGACAGTCCCTCTGATGTCCTGAGATAACCATATACAATCCAGGGCTGCCTCCCGATTTCTGCGGTGTACCACCCTACCTGATTGGCAATCTGCGGCAAAAGTACTGACGGCACAAGCAGTTTGAGGAACCAGTTGGTTTCGAATAATCTGCCGCGCCACAGTAAAAAAAGGGCAAAAGCACTCATACCAATAAGCAGAAATCCGATCGCCACCATCAGATGATAGGTCTGAAAAACAATCTGCACCGGGGGCAGATCGTTTTTGTCAAAAGCACGAAGTCCTTTAACTGGCGCGTTGATATCATTATATATCAGAAAGCTCAGCATGCCAGGCAGGCTGATACCATACACTTTTTCATTTTCTTCATCAACCCATCCGAAAAGATAGAGGTCACCCGGCGCTGAAGCTTCATAGTGTGCTTCAATTGCCGCCAGTTTTGCCGGTTGATTTTTTGCAACACCTACGGCGCTGCTGTGCCCGGTGACTAACTGAAAAAGTGAGGCAAACATTGCAACGCCCAAAGCAATTTTCATGGATGAACGGGCAAATTCAAGATGTCTCTTTTTAATCAGATAATACGCACTTACACTTATTACCAAAAACGACCCTGCAAGCCAGCAGCCTGACAGTGTATGAGAGAGGCGGTCCACTGAGGACGGATTAAAAACCATTGCCCAGAAATCAGTTATCTCTGCACGGGCATTCATACCTTCTCCTACGATATGAAATCCGGCGGGAGTCTGCATCCAGGAGTTAGCAACCACTATCCAAACCGCACTCATCATTGATCCGAGTGACACCATAATTGTCGAAAGGAAATGAATACGGGGGGAAACTTTATCCCATCCAAACACCAGAATGGCCAAAAAGCCGGATTCCAGGAAAAAAGCGAATATTCCCTCAGCAGCAAGCGCGCTGCCAAACACATCCCCGACGTATCTGGAATATGTCGCCCAGTTTGTTCCGAATTCAAATTCCATAACAATACCTGTTGCAACACCTAATGAAAAGGTAAGCGCGAAGACCTTGACCCAGAACCGGGTCATGTTTTCATACAGTTTATTGCCGGTTTTAAGGTACATTCCTTCCATAATAACAAGAATGACACCGAGACCGATGCTTAAAGGGGGATAGATATAATGAAACGCAATGGTGAAAGCGAACTGAAGCCGGGCTAATATTTCGGTATCCATAGGTCTGATTTTATTTGGTCCAATAACTTAAGAAAAATCAGAATTAAAAGGGAATAAATTTCTCATATTTATGAAACTTTATTTTGCCGATCAATTTGAAATTGCATTGGAATTAAATCGCCCCGTTGCTAAGTTTTAATAGCAGATAACAAAATTTTATCTGCAACTGTAATTTGTTCCTGAGTTGTTGCTATGAAACAGAAAATAAAAGTCAGAACTGATGAAGAGATGATCTGGCAATGTCAATACTGCGGGGAAGAGAATGGTGTCTGGGTAGATCTGACACTCCCAGGCAAGCAGGATTTTGTTGAAGAATGCAGAGTATGCTGCCGCCCGAATCATCTGATAATCCAAAATCACCTCGAAGAAGGCGTATATATAGAAGCCCGGCCCGCTGACGAGTAGCGGGAGAGAGAGACCGGCTCTGTGTCTGAAACCGTGTGTCATCAGAGCAAAAAAAAAGCGGACGGCACCCGAATACCGTCCGCATCTTACCCCGAGTCCCCGAGGGAGGACTGCGAAACTGTTAGTCCATCATCAGCCGCAGGAAGTCTGAACTGTCGCTTTCGTCTTCATGCTTCGGATTGATATCACGCTCGTAGGATTTTGTTACCCTGTTTGCGTGTTCATTCATGTCAAAATTCAGACGCGGCTGAATTGCTTCCCTGGCTGCATCTTTCTGCTGTCTGTTCTGCACGCGTATAAAGGTCGGCGTTTCCAGATTGTTCATATCAACATCATGGTCAATAATTCCGCGCCCTGTCTGCCGGCCTGAGGGCATAACAGGAGCTTTTGGTTTTTGCGTCACGCTTTCGGGAGCTTTCATTGCAGTTTTTACCTGCGGTGAAAATCCTGTTGCAATAATAGTATATGAAACGTAATCATGCATATTGTTATCTTTAACCATACCCCAGATCATGCTCGCCTCTTCACCGGCTTCCTTTTGTATATACTGATTAGCTTCAATGATATCCTTCATCGGAATATTGCCCGAACCGATGATATGAACCAGAAGGCTTTTAGCGCCTTTGAGTGATACACCTTCAAGCAACGGAGAGGAGATTGCCTTAGTTGCAGCTTCCATCATTTTATGTTCACCGGTGGCTATTCCGGTACCCATCAATGCAATACCGCTGTTTTTCATTACTTTTTTGACATCCGCAAAATCAACATTAATCTCGCCGGTAAGGGTGATGATATCTGAGATACCTTTTACCGATTCATAAAGAACCTGATTCGGCATATGGAATGCTTCTTCAAATGTTTTGGTACCATCAAGCAGATTAGATACTCTGTCATTCGGAATGATGATAAGACTGTCGCAATACTGGCGCAGCTCCTGTGCGGCTTTTTCCGCGGCAAGCTTTTTATCTTTTCCTTCATACTGGAACGGCATGGTAACAATACCTACAACCAGAATATCTTTTTTCTTTGCAATTTCAGCAACAACCGGAGAAGCGCCGCTGCCGGTTCCTCCGCCAAGGCCCGTTGTAATGAAGACCATGTTTGCGTCTTCAATAATTTTTTCAATTTTGTCACGGTCTGCTTCCGCACATTTTTTTCCAAGTTCAGGATCGCATCCGGTGCCAAGACCCTGAGTCAGACGGTAACCAATGGTTAACTTAACATCAGCAGCTCTGGAGGTGAGTGACTGTGTGTCAGTATTTACGGCAACATAATCCACACCACGAAGGCCTTTTTGAATCATCCAGTCCACCGCATTGCAACCCCCGCCTCCTATACCAACTACTTTGAGTACGGCACCTCTGGCCATCTCCGGGTCAACCATCGCGAAGCGGTCAGCATAATCAGGTGCTGCCGGCTGTGGAATATTGTGGATTACTGATTCGAGCATGATGCGTGACATAACGTTAACCTCCTAGAAGTTTTTAAAAAAATCAATGATGTTGGATATAACTCCCTTTCCGCTGTTTTTCTTCGAAGCGGCTGGAGTCGGTTTTTCCGGAGCAGTTTCGGGCTGAGCCGGAGTTTCTTTTTTCTCAGGGATCTCATAAGGAACAGATGCTGAACCTTCTTTACCGGGTGTGCCGCGCAGAAGCCCGAGCACAGTAGCAAATTCCGGTTTTTCCAGTTCGGGAAAATTCTTTGTTAATGACTGAAGCGGTACTCCCAGACGTGCTGGCAGTGAAAATACGGTGAACGCAAGATCAGTTGCACCTTTTAGCATTGAGCCGCCGCCGGTAAGAATGATGCCCGCGCGAATTTTATTCTTGTGGCCTGAGCTGCGTATATCTATTTCAATGAGCTCAAACAGCTCTTTCATTCTTGAACCGACAATCTGTGTCAGAAGACTGAGAGGAATATGCGTGGATCCTCTTGCTCCCACACCCTTAATCAGAATATCTTCGTCATGCACGAATGCTGACTCAGTAGCATAGCCATATTTTCTCTTTAAGTCCTCGGCTTCATCCGTAACCACACCAAGCGCTTCGCGTATATCATTAGTAACAAGGTTACCGGCAATACCGAAGACTTTTGAATACTTAATCGTATTGTGATGAACGATTGCTATATCAGTGGTTCC of Ignavibacteriales bacterium contains these proteins:
- the ftsZ gene encoding cell division protein FtsZ, producing MLESVIHNIPQPAAPDYADRFAMVDPEMARGAVLKVVGIGGGGCNAVDWMIQKGLRGVDYVAVNTDTQSLTSRAADVKLTIGYRLTQGLGTGCDPELGKKCAEADRDKIEKIIEDANMVFITTGLGGGTGSGASPVVAEIAKKKDILVVGIVTMPFQYEGKDKKLAAEKAAQELRQYCDSLIIIPNDRVSNLLDGTKTFEEAFHMPNQVLYESVKGISDIITLTGEINVDFADVKKVMKNSGIALMGTGIATGEHKMMEAATKAISSPLLEGVSLKGAKSLLVHIIGSGNIPMKDIIEANQYIQKEAGEEASMIWGMVKDNNMHDYVSYTIIATGFSPQVKTAMKAPESVTQKPKAPVMPSGRQTGRGIIDHDVDMNNLETPTFIRVQNRQQKDAAREAIQPRLNFDMNEHANRVTKSYERDINPKHEDESDSSDFLRLMMD
- a CDS encoding CPXCG motif-containing cysteine-rich protein, whose translation is MKQKIKVRTDEEMIWQCQYCGEENGVWVDLTLPGKQDFVEECRVCCRPNHLIIQNHLEEGVYIEARPADE
- the cydB gene encoding cytochrome d ubiquinol oxidase subunit II produces the protein MEFGIDLNLTWFLLLGAVLTGYAILDGFDLGVGSLHLLTKGDMERRIVLNSIGPVWDGNEVWLVVGGGALFAAFPDVYATVFSGFYSAFMLLLFMLIFRAVAIEFRSKQESPVWRRSWDRAFSIASILIALIMGIAIGNIIQGIPVGADKEYSGTDLDLFTPYTLLVGITTVALFMMHGAIYLSMKTDGFLQKQVKGWINNTIIFFVICYTATTMATLIYFPHMAQPFKDYPVLFLVALLNMLAIANIPREIHHGREFMAFLSSSVSIAMLLMLFAIGLFPNLVISSTNPAYNLTIYNAASSQKTLGIMLTVALIGLPFVAAYTISIYWVFRGKVKIDKMSY
- the ftsA gene encoding cell division protein FtsA, with amino-acid sequence MTKNIVAALDLGTTKVCVVIAEKTGNDQYTVLGYGTAKSEGMTKGMIMNVGRTVDAIREAVEIAETRAGIKIRTVNVGVAGEHISSLRHRNYVTITNAEHEVTEDDLVRLDKDVRLIKLPPEKQILHIIQEEFIVDDQNGIDDPIGMTGIKLEALNYIVLAGNSAVTNLKKVVEKAGLQVSDLILQPIASAQSVLEDNEADLGVLLIDIGGGTTDIAIVHHNTIKYSKVFGIAGNLVTNDIREALGVVTDEAEDLKRKYGYATESAFVHDEDILIKGVGARGSTHIPLSLLTQIVGSRMKELFELIEIDIRSSGHKNKIRAGIILTGGGSMLKGATDLAFTVFSLPARLGVPLQSLTKNFPELEKPEFATVLGLLRGTPGKEGSASVPYEIPEKKETPAQPETAPEKPTPAASKKNSGKGVISNIIDFFKNF
- a CDS encoding cytochrome ubiquinol oxidase subunit I; translation: MDTEILARLQFAFTIAFHYIYPPLSIGLGVILVIMEGMYLKTGNKLYENMTRFWVKVFALTFSLGVATGIVMEFEFGTNWATYSRYVGDVFGSALAAEGIFAFFLESGFLAILVFGWDKVSPRIHFLSTIMVSLGSMMSAVWIVVANSWMQTPAGFHIVGEGMNARAEITDFWAMVFNPSSVDRLSHTLSGCWLAGSFLVISVSAYYLIKKRHLEFARSSMKIALGVAMFASLFQLVTGHSSAVGVAKNQPAKLAAIEAHYEASAPGDLYLFGWVDEENEKVYGISLPGMLSFLIYNDINAPVKGLRAFDKNDLPPVQIVFQTYHLMVAIGFLLIGMSAFALFLLWRGRLFETNWFLKLLVPSVLLPQIANQVGWYTAEIGRQPWIVYGYLRTSEGLSKAVSAGQILFSLILFGLIYALLFFLFIYLLDQKIKHGPEDSAALPEMKG